The following are from one region of the Simiduia agarivorans SA1 = DSM 21679 genome:
- a CDS encoding SDR family oxidoreductase, whose product MKNISIIGGTGMLGAPVAREFARRGFAVKIITRNAIAACKALGADFEYLEGDLFQASFLSEALADCDGLHINMSGQCKATYYKNHVVATQRILQAISHRPPECISMISSASVYPEQTDRWDTLYKLEAERLLIHSGIPYLVFMPSWFMESLPLFIQDGKLIQIGPSVQPIHWLAAQDYARLVVDCFQNPRCRNQRLPIYGPEGITMHQALAAFSASREIPLQKMPVWLAKVFGKLTGDDRLIDVADLLVHYEKWGEKDIPNALRTHTTLSQWISHSIATAEPE is encoded by the coding sequence ATGAAAAACATTTCAATCATTGGCGGTACCGGGATGCTCGGCGCACCGGTCGCAAGAGAATTCGCCCGTCGGGGTTTTGCTGTAAAAATCATTACCCGTAATGCAATTGCGGCTTGCAAGGCCCTGGGCGCCGACTTCGAATACCTTGAAGGCGACCTGTTCCAGGCAAGCTTCCTCTCTGAGGCACTCGCCGATTGCGATGGGCTGCATATCAACATGAGTGGGCAATGCAAAGCCACCTACTATAAAAATCATGTGGTTGCCACCCAGCGCATTCTGCAAGCCATTTCGCATCGTCCACCGGAATGCATCAGCATGATATCGTCGGCATCGGTGTACCCCGAGCAAACCGACCGCTGGGATACGCTGTACAAGCTGGAAGCAGAACGGTTGCTGATCCATTCCGGTATTCCCTACCTGGTGTTCATGCCCAGCTGGTTTATGGAGTCACTACCGCTGTTTATCCAGGACGGGAAACTGATCCAGATCGGACCTTCCGTCCAACCGATTCATTGGCTGGCGGCACAGGACTATGCGCGGCTGGTGGTGGACTGTTTCCAGAATCCCCGGTGCAGAAACCAGCGGCTGCCCATTTATGGGCCCGAGGGCATCACTATGCATCAGGCACTTGCAGCGTTTTCAGCGTCCCGGGAGATTCCCCTGCAAAAAATGCCCGTGTGGCTTGCCAAAGTATTCGGCAAGCTGACCGGTGATGACCGGCTTATTGATGTGGCTGATTTGTTGGTGCACTACGAAAAATGGGGTGAAAAGGACATTCCCAATGCCCTGCGCACTCACACCACGCTGTCGCAGTGGATCAGCCACTCCATCGCTACCGCCGAACCAGAATAA
- the katG gene encoding catalase/peroxidase HPI produces MSNDKSTGQCPMMHGANTHSTQTPMAWWPNALNLDILHQHDRKTNPLAEDFNYADAFNSIDYAALKHDLTQLMTDSQRWWPADWGHYGGLMIRMAWHAAGSYRVADGRGGANTGNQRFAPLNSWPDNGNLDKARRLLWPIKKKYGDKISWADLMILAGNVAYESMGFKTFGFAGGREDIWHPEKDTYWGSETEWLAPSGSEGSRYSGERDLENPLAAVMMGLIYVNPEGVDGKPDPLKTAQDMRVTFARMAMNDEETVALTAGGHTVGKAHGNGDAANLGPAPEGADLHTQGFGWMNEKGRGIGRDTVTSGIEGAWTSNPTRWDNGYFDMLLKHEWQLTKSPAGAWQYEPVSIADADKPVDVEDPSHRCMPMMTDADMALKVDPVYRKISERFHQDPAYFNDVFARAWFKLTHRDLGPKSRYLGPEVPAEDLLWQDPVPANSTTLSEADITDLKARIGAAGLNSADLIATAWDSARTFRGSDFRGGANGARIRLAPQKHWQGNEPERLDKVLKALESIQQAFGKPVSMADLIVLAGSAAVEQAAHAAGVHATVPFTPGRGDATDEQTDAESFEVLEPVHDGFRNWLKQHYTVQPEELLLDRAQLMGLTAPEMTVLLGGLRVLDVNHGGSQHGVFTDRPGVLSNDFFINLTDMRFSWKPTGRNEYQLVDRATGDAKWTATRVDLVFGSNAILRAYAEVYAQDDSRDRFVHDFIRAWVKVMDADRFDVK; encoded by the coding sequence ATGAGTAACGACAAATCAACAGGCCAATGCCCCATGATGCATGGCGCCAATACGCACAGCACGCAGACGCCCATGGCCTGGTGGCCCAACGCACTGAATCTGGACATACTCCACCAGCATGACCGCAAGACCAACCCGCTGGCTGAGGACTTCAACTACGCCGACGCCTTTAACAGCATCGACTACGCTGCGCTCAAACACGATCTGACCCAATTAATGACCGACAGCCAACGCTGGTGGCCGGCCGACTGGGGCCACTATGGCGGACTGATGATCCGCATGGCCTGGCACGCCGCAGGCAGCTACCGGGTGGCCGACGGCCGCGGTGGTGCCAACACCGGCAACCAGCGCTTTGCGCCGCTCAACAGCTGGCCCGATAACGGTAACCTGGATAAAGCCCGGCGCCTGCTCTGGCCCATCAAGAAAAAGTACGGCGACAAAATTTCCTGGGCCGACCTGATGATTCTGGCAGGCAATGTGGCCTACGAGTCCATGGGTTTCAAAACCTTTGGCTTTGCCGGCGGCCGGGAAGATATCTGGCACCCGGAGAAAGATACTTACTGGGGTTCAGAGACCGAATGGCTGGCGCCCAGTGGCAGTGAGGGCAGCCGCTATTCCGGCGAGCGCGACCTGGAAAACCCGCTGGCCGCAGTGATGATGGGCCTGATTTACGTCAACCCGGAAGGGGTGGATGGCAAGCCCGATCCATTGAAAACCGCCCAGGACATGCGCGTAACTTTCGCCCGCATGGCCATGAACGATGAGGAAACCGTGGCCTTAACCGCCGGCGGCCACACCGTGGGTAAAGCGCACGGCAACGGCGATGCTGCAAATTTAGGGCCGGCGCCGGAAGGGGCTGACTTGCACACCCAGGGCTTCGGCTGGATGAACGAAAAAGGCCGGGGCATTGGCCGCGATACGGTAACCAGCGGCATCGAAGGCGCCTGGACCAGCAACCCCACCCGGTGGGACAACGGTTATTTCGACATGTTGCTGAAACATGAGTGGCAACTGACCAAAAGCCCCGCCGGCGCCTGGCAATATGAGCCGGTATCTATCGCCGACGCAGACAAGCCCGTGGATGTGGAAGACCCGTCGCACCGCTGTATGCCCATGATGACCGATGCGGATATGGCGCTGAAAGTGGACCCTGTTTACCGCAAAATTTCAGAGCGGTTTCATCAGGACCCGGCCTATTTTAACGATGTCTTCGCCCGCGCCTGGTTCAAGCTGACCCACCGCGACCTGGGGCCGAAAAGTCGTTACCTGGGGCCAGAGGTACCTGCAGAAGACCTGCTCTGGCAGGACCCGGTGCCGGCAAACTCAACCACGCTGTCCGAGGCTGATATTACCGATCTGAAAGCACGCATTGGGGCTGCCGGATTAAACAGTGCAGACTTAATCGCCACCGCCTGGGACAGTGCCCGCACCTTCCGCGGTTCGGATTTCCGCGGCGGCGCCAACGGTGCACGCATTCGCCTGGCACCGCAAAAGCACTGGCAGGGCAACGAACCCGAGCGCTTGGATAAGGTGCTGAAAGCACTGGAATCGATCCAGCAGGCATTTGGCAAACCCGTTAGTATGGCCGACCTGATTGTACTGGCGGGCAGCGCCGCGGTGGAACAGGCCGCCCACGCCGCCGGCGTTCATGCGACCGTGCCGTTCACACCGGGACGGGGTGATGCGACCGACGAGCAAACCGATGCAGAGTCGTTCGAGGTACTGGAACCGGTACACGACGGTTTCAGAAACTGGCTCAAGCAGCACTACACAGTGCAACCCGAAGAGTTGCTGCTCGATCGCGCCCAATTGATGGGGCTGACGGCGCCTGAAATGACGGTGCTGTTAGGCGGCCTGCGCGTGCTCGATGTTAACCATGGTGGCAGCCAGCATGGCGTTTTTACCGACCGCCCGGGCGTACTGAGCAATGATTTTTTCATCAATCTGACCGACATGCGCTTTAGCTGGAAACCCACCGGCCGCAACGAATACCAGCTGGTTGACAGAGCCACCGGCGATGCCAAATGGACCGCCACCCGGGTCGACCTGGTATTTGGTTCCAATGCCATACTGCGCGCCTATGCCGAAGTGTATGCGCAGGACGACAGCCGGGATAGGTTTGTGCACGATTTCATCCGCGCCTGGGTGAAAGTCATGGATGCAGACCGATTTGATGTGAAGTAA
- a CDS encoding DUF6265 family protein: MHKLEYWSPDMLNALPICCILLLANIAYAEPIDKAGWLSGCWQSQSQPSTRTIEIWTQPQGGIMFGLGYTLRDDAVVNHETLRIESVPDATGNAVLQYVALPSGQTLTRFQATQISDNRLVFSNPSHDFPQHISYQLTDNQQLIARAATGEQGFELRFTKISCDTLIKSNQALEAK; this comes from the coding sequence TTGCATAAACTCGAATATTGGTCTCCGGACATGCTCAACGCCCTGCCCATCTGTTGCATTCTGTTGCTGGCAAACATTGCCTACGCAGAACCCATAGACAAAGCCGGTTGGTTAAGCGGCTGCTGGCAATCGCAAAGTCAACCATCCACCCGGACGATAGAAATCTGGACCCAACCGCAAGGTGGCATCATGTTCGGTCTGGGTTATACCCTGCGCGATGACGCCGTTGTGAATCATGAAACGCTACGCATCGAATCTGTTCCTGATGCCACGGGCAATGCAGTATTGCAATACGTTGCCCTGCCCTCTGGCCAGACACTCACCCGGTTTCAGGCGACGCAAATTTCAGATAACCGACTGGTGTTCAGCAATCCTTCGCATGATTTCCCACAACACATCAGCTACCAGCTCACCGACAACCAGCAGTTGATCGCCCGTGCCGCCACCGGCGAACAAGGTTTTGAATTACGTTTCACAAAAATCTCCTGTGACACATTGATCAAAAGCAACCAGGCTTTGGAGGCAAAATGA
- a CDS encoding metal-dependent hydrolase family protein, with translation MSCIAIPAVADSHYVLAGQMIDTLKGKVIQAPLVEIDGDKIIKVTANGTAPADAKVIDLGAATLLPGLADLHTHLTYNVTDFGYPGLAISDTDQAISGVANARITLMAGFTSARNLGASGYADVSLRNAIDAGKVPGPRLQVSGPSIGATGGHCDNNLLPAKYDAVADGVADGPWEARKMVRRHAKYGADVIKICATGGVLSKGTSPGARQLTREEIEAIVDEAHNRGMKVAAHAHGTEGIRYAIDAGVDSIEHASLIDADGLKAAKKRGTFLSVNAYTPIFMLEKGASVGMLPESLEKARQLKIQRFETYRRAIKTGANIVFGSDSATYPHGDNARTFAVYVELGMTPMQAIQSATTVAARSLGWEGKTGAIAPGYYADMIAVAGNPLEDITELERVSFVMKGGEVFKR, from the coding sequence ATGAGCTGTATCGCAATACCCGCTGTTGCAGACAGCCACTATGTTCTGGCTGGCCAGATGATAGACACCCTCAAAGGCAAAGTGATACAGGCGCCACTGGTGGAAATTGACGGCGATAAAATCATTAAGGTTACCGCCAACGGCACCGCGCCAGCCGACGCAAAGGTGATTGATCTGGGTGCTGCCACCTTGCTGCCCGGTCTGGCCGATCTGCACACACACCTCACTTACAATGTCACCGATTTCGGTTATCCCGGCCTCGCCATTTCCGATACCGACCAGGCCATCAGCGGTGTGGCAAATGCCCGCATAACCCTGATGGCGGGATTCACCAGCGCGCGCAATCTGGGTGCTTCGGGTTATGCCGATGTGTCGCTGCGCAATGCGATTGACGCAGGCAAAGTGCCGGGCCCCAGGCTGCAGGTTTCGGGCCCCTCCATTGGCGCCACCGGCGGCCATTGCGACAACAATTTATTGCCGGCGAAATACGACGCCGTGGCCGATGGCGTGGCAGACGGCCCCTGGGAAGCCCGGAAAATGGTGCGCCGCCACGCCAAATACGGTGCCGACGTGATTAAAATCTGCGCCACTGGTGGCGTGCTCAGTAAAGGTACCAGCCCCGGTGCCCGCCAGCTGACGCGCGAGGAAATTGAAGCCATTGTGGACGAAGCCCACAATCGCGGCATGAAAGTCGCCGCCCACGCGCACGGCACTGAAGGCATCCGTTACGCCATAGATGCCGGCGTCGACTCCATTGAGCACGCCAGCTTAATCGACGCTGACGGATTAAAAGCAGCAAAAAAGCGCGGCACCTTTTTATCAGTCAACGCCTACACGCCCATTTTCATGCTGGAGAAAGGTGCATCGGTGGGCATGTTGCCCGAGTCTCTGGAAAAAGCCCGCCAGCTGAAAATCCAGCGCTTTGAAACCTACCGGCGCGCCATCAAAACCGGCGCCAATATTGTGTTCGGCAGTGACTCTGCCACCTACCCGCACGGCGACAATGCGCGTACTTTTGCCGTCTATGTGGAACTGGGTATGACGCCCATGCAGGCCATTCAGTCGGCAACCACCGTGGCCGCCAGATCGCTGGGTTGGGAAGGAAAAACCGGCGCCATAGCACCGGGTTATTATGCCGACATGATCGCCGTGGCTGGCAACCCGCTCGAGGATATTACCGAGCTCGAACGGGTCAGTTTTGTGATGAAAGGCGGCGAAGTTTTCAAGCGCTGA
- a CDS encoding aminotransferase class V-fold PLP-dependent enzyme has translation MPPFAATPVEHPDAEAYWASIRAGIVQADQNVHYADWTASGRLYQPIEQRLSEEIGPYMANTHTEDSLTGRTMTRWYHQAEAVIKRHVGATKEDVLISTGSGMTGALGKFIRMMGWWAHEQHKPLVLANWREQGRRRPLVYITHREHHSNHTMWLESLAEVRLIPAADDDCIDLDWLANDLREERAADPERQLAASITAASNVTGVRTPYHRIAAMLHGVNGMCFVDFAASAPYDAINMHPNAEESLDAIFFSPHKFLGGPGSQGVLVFSSRLYANRVPEQPGGGTVVWTNPWGEHRFIQDIEQRENGGTPGILQTLKTALAIQLKEEMAVERIHAREQQLNAHFFKRIENIYGVRILAPQHRDRLSIFSIVFEGLHYRTAVKLLSERYGVQARGGCACAGTYGHILLGIDRCTSKSITDLLDQDDGADKPGWVRISFHPSMTIADVDVIADAVAGVATLTEADLTGAEAVVPAIWRPLVSA, from the coding sequence ATGCCTCCCTTCGCTGCCACCCCCGTTGAACATCCTGACGCCGAGGCCTACTGGGCATCCATCCGTGCCGGCATAGTGCAGGCTGACCAGAATGTACATTACGCGGACTGGACCGCCAGTGGTCGTCTGTACCAGCCCATTGAACAGCGCCTCAGTGAGGAAATCGGTCCCTATATGGCCAATACCCACACGGAAGACAGCCTGACCGGGCGCACCATGACCCGTTGGTACCATCAGGCGGAGGCGGTGATCAAGCGCCACGTGGGAGCCACCAAGGAGGACGTGCTGATTTCAACCGGTTCCGGTATGACCGGCGCGCTGGGTAAATTTATCCGCATGATGGGCTGGTGGGCGCACGAACAGCATAAGCCGCTGGTGCTGGCCAACTGGCGCGAGCAGGGGCGTCGCCGGCCATTGGTGTATATCACCCACCGCGAGCACCACAGCAATCACACCATGTGGCTCGAGAGCCTGGCGGAAGTACGCCTGATTCCGGCCGCCGACGATGACTGCATTGATCTCGATTGGCTGGCCAATGACCTGCGCGAGGAGCGGGCAGCTGACCCGGAGCGTCAACTGGCCGCCTCCATTACCGCCGCCAGTAATGTGACCGGTGTGCGCACGCCTTACCACCGTATCGCCGCTATGCTGCATGGGGTCAACGGAATGTGCTTTGTGGATTTCGCAGCCAGCGCACCCTATGACGCCATCAACATGCACCCGAATGCGGAAGAATCACTGGATGCCATCTTCTTTTCCCCGCATAAATTTTTAGGCGGCCCGGGCAGTCAGGGGGTGTTGGTATTTTCCTCCAGACTTTACGCCAATCGCGTACCGGAACAACCGGGTGGCGGTACCGTGGTGTGGACCAACCCCTGGGGCGAGCACCGGTTTATTCAGGACATTGAGCAGCGGGAAAACGGCGGCACACCAGGTATTCTGCAAACCCTTAAAACCGCGCTGGCGATTCAATTAAAAGAAGAGATGGCGGTCGAGCGCATTCATGCGCGCGAGCAGCAGTTGAATGCGCACTTTTTCAAACGCATTGAAAACATCTACGGCGTTCGCATTCTCGCGCCCCAACACCGCGACCGCCTGAGCATTTTTTCCATCGTATTTGAAGGTCTGCATTACCGCACGGCAGTAAAATTATTGAGCGAGCGCTACGGTGTGCAGGCGCGTGGTGGTTGTGCCTGCGCCGGTACCTATGGGCATATTTTGCTGGGTATCGATCGCTGCACGTCCAAATCCATTACCGACCTATTGGATCAGGATGACGGTGCAGATAAACCGGGCTGGGTGCGCATCAGTTTTCATCCGTCCATGACCATTGCCGATGTGGACGTAATTGCCGATGCGGTGGCCGGTGTGGCGACCCTGACAGAGGCCGACCTCACCGGAGCCGAAGCGGTCGTGCCTGCGATCTGGCGCCCGCTTGTCAGCGCTTGA
- a CDS encoding Lrp/AsnC family transcriptional regulator, whose product MLDAIDKHILALLQRDATLSVQSIADQVNLTTSPCWRRIQTLEAEGYIQRRVALLSRDKLDLGVDVFVFIRTDQHNDEWMNHFARTLDALPEVVEAYRMSGDVDYLLRVVVADIKAYDRFYKRLVSEIKLADVSSSFAMESMKYTTALPL is encoded by the coding sequence TTGCTCGACGCAATCGATAAACACATACTGGCGTTGCTGCAACGAGACGCCACCCTGTCAGTGCAATCCATTGCCGACCAGGTCAATCTCACCACCAGCCCCTGTTGGCGGCGCATCCAGACGCTGGAGGCGGAGGGCTATATCCAGCGCCGGGTGGCGCTGTTGTCGCGGGACAAACTGGATCTGGGTGTGGACGTGTTCGTGTTTATCCGCACCGATCAGCACAACGATGAATGGATGAACCATTTCGCCCGCACGCTCGATGCCTTGCCCGAGGTGGTAGAAGCCTACCGGATGAGTGGTGATGTGGATTATCTGTTGCGGGTGGTGGTGGCCGACATCAAAGCCTACGACCGGTTCTACAAGCGGTTGGTGAGCGAGATCAAACTGGCCGATGTGAGTTCAAGCTTTGCCATGGAAAGCATGAAATACACCACTGCCCTGCCCCTGTGA
- the lpxL gene encoding LpxL/LpxP family Kdo(2)-lipid IV(A) lauroyl/palmitoleoyl acyltransferase, with product MAAAPVFSRALLHPKHWPLWLAIGLNAFLAQMPFRVQLWLGLGAGKLLNRFASARRRIARINLQLCLPELTEAEREALLKRNMSAMGIGLMEQNMAWFMPRRRLDKLVTVSGLEHLQSLKNQGAILVIRHTSCVQLAVVAVTLFHPAAGMYRKHKNPVLDYVQRKGRERLNPDAFAFERKETRTMMRSLRQGVSVLYAPDQDYGMKHSVWATFFGVPAATVSATANFARMGKARVVMVDFVRKPGAGGYHLSFSAPLENFPSEDEVADAQRINDLIEAQVRATPEQYFWVHRRFKTRPEGEAPVY from the coding sequence ATGGCTGCCGCCCCGGTATTTTCCCGCGCACTGTTGCATCCGAAACACTGGCCTTTGTGGCTGGCCATCGGCCTGAATGCGTTCCTGGCGCAGATGCCATTCCGCGTGCAACTCTGGCTGGGATTGGGTGCAGGAAAACTCCTGAACCGGTTTGCCAGCGCTCGCCGCCGCATTGCCAGGATAAATCTGCAGCTGTGTTTGCCTGAATTGACTGAGGCGGAGCGCGAAGCGTTGCTCAAGCGTAACATGTCTGCGATGGGCATTGGCCTGATGGAGCAGAATATGGCCTGGTTTATGCCCAGGCGCCGGCTCGATAAATTGGTTACCGTGTCAGGGCTGGAACACCTGCAGAGCTTGAAAAACCAAGGCGCGATTCTGGTCATCCGCCACACCAGCTGCGTTCAGCTGGCGGTGGTGGCTGTGACGCTGTTTCATCCCGCGGCGGGCATGTACCGCAAGCATAAAAACCCGGTGCTGGATTACGTCCAGCGCAAAGGCCGCGAACGTTTGAATCCCGATGCTTTTGCTTTTGAGCGCAAAGAGACCCGTACCATGATGCGCAGTTTGCGTCAGGGTGTGTCTGTGCTCTATGCACCTGACCAGGATTACGGCATGAAGCATTCGGTCTGGGCCACGTTTTTCGGCGTGCCGGCCGCGACCGTATCGGCCACCGCAAATTTTGCCCGCATGGGCAAGGCCCGCGTGGTGATGGTGGATTTTGTGCGCAAGCCGGGCGCTGGCGGTTATCACCTGAGTTTCAGTGCGCCGCTGGAAAACTTTCCGTCAGAGGATGAGGTTGCTGATGCCCAACGCATTAACGACCTGATTGAAGCGCAGGTGCGCGCAACCCCCGAGCAATACTTCTGGGTCCACCGCCGATTTAAGACCCGTCCTGAAGGTGAGGCACCGGTTTATTAG
- the lpxA gene encoding acyl-ACP--UDP-N-acetylglucosamine O-acyltransferase yields MIHPTAIIDPSARLAEGVSVGAYSVIGPAVEIGTGTRISHHVCINGPARIGRDNRIFQFASIGEEPQDLSFKGEPTRLEIGDRNTIREFVTLSRGTPKGGGLTRIGDDNMLMAYVHIGHDCLVGNKNVFANSASLAGHVELGDQCILGGFSLVHQFSRVGSHAFTSMAAAINRDVPPFVIVSGNYARSFGINKVGLKRKGFSPELIDAIGKTYKLLVRNRVGRAEALEQLAPLAEAYPEVAMFVDFVTGSKRGIVK; encoded by the coding sequence ATGATCCACCCTACAGCAATTATTGATCCCTCAGCACGATTGGCCGAAGGGGTATCCGTGGGAGCCTACTCTGTCATTGGGCCCGCTGTTGAAATCGGGACCGGCACCCGCATAAGCCACCATGTGTGCATCAACGGCCCCGCCCGTATCGGCCGTGACAACCGGATTTTCCAGTTTGCGTCCATCGGAGAAGAGCCGCAGGACCTGAGCTTTAAAGGCGAGCCCACGCGCCTGGAGATCGGCGACCGCAATACCATCCGCGAATTTGTGACATTGAGTCGCGGTACTCCTAAAGGCGGCGGCCTGACACGCATCGGCGATGACAACATGCTGATGGCATACGTACATATCGGACACGATTGCCTTGTGGGCAATAAAAACGTGTTCGCCAATTCAGCATCCTTGGCCGGCCACGTGGAGTTGGGTGATCAATGCATTCTGGGCGGTTTCTCACTGGTACATCAATTCAGTCGTGTGGGTAGTCACGCCTTTACCAGTATGGCCGCCGCCATCAATCGCGATGTGCCACCCTTTGTGATCGTCAGTGGTAACTATGCTCGCAGTTTTGGCATTAACAAGGTGGGCTTGAAGCGCAAAGGTTTCAGTCCGGAACTGATTGATGCCATTGGCAAAACCTACAAGCTACTGGTGCGCAACCGGGTTGGTCGTGCAGAGGCGCTTGAACAATTGGCGCCCTTGGCCGAAGCCTATCCGGAAGTGGCCATGTTTGTGGATTTCGTTACCGGCAGCAAGCGCGGCATCGTGAAGTAA
- the lpxA gene encoding acyl-ACP--UDP-N-acetylglucosamine O-acyltransferase encodes MHYSINHKESLLIDPRALVDPAAKLADDVSVGPFSVIGPGVEIGPGTIVESHVVIKGPTRIGANNHIFQFSTVGDATPDLKYKGEDTRLVIGDNNVIREGVTIHRGTIQDRAETTIGNDNLLMAYVHVGHDSVVGNHCVLVNNSALAGHVHLGDWVILGGYTLVHQFCKIGAHAFTAMGSAIGKDVPAFVTVSGNPAEAKSINAEGLRRRGFSKEQIALVTKAFKLIYRRGLRLEEAIAAVSELSQSEPALETLIASLRASERGIVR; translated from the coding sequence ATGCATTATTCAATTAACCACAAGGAATCACTGTTGATCGATCCTCGTGCTCTAGTGGACCCCGCTGCCAAGCTGGCCGATGATGTCAGCGTGGGGCCGTTTTCAGTGATTGGACCGGGTGTTGAGATCGGTCCAGGCACTATTGTGGAGTCGCACGTCGTGATCAAAGGCCCGACACGCATTGGTGCCAATAATCACATCTTCCAGTTTTCCACCGTAGGCGATGCGACGCCCGACCTGAAATACAAAGGCGAAGACACCCGCCTGGTGATTGGCGATAACAACGTGATCCGGGAAGGGGTGACGATCCATCGGGGTACGATTCAGGATCGCGCAGAAACCACCATTGGCAATGACAATCTGTTGATGGCCTACGTACATGTGGGGCACGACTCCGTGGTGGGTAACCACTGTGTGCTGGTGAATAACTCCGCACTCGCAGGCCATGTCCATTTGGGAGACTGGGTGATTCTGGGTGGCTATACCCTGGTGCATCAGTTTTGCAAAATCGGCGCCCACGCATTTACCGCCATGGGTTCTGCGATTGGCAAAGATGTACCGGCCTTTGTCACCGTGTCGGGCAATCCCGCCGAAGCCAAAAGCATTAATGCAGAGGGCTTGCGCCGCAGGGGCTTCAGTAAGGAGCAGATCGCGTTGGTAACCAAGGCGTTCAAGCTTATCTATCGTCGCGGTTTACGGCTGGAAGAGGCGATTGCGGCTGTATCCGAGCTGTCTCAGTCAGAACCCGCCCTTGAAACTTTGATTGCGTCGTTGCGCGCGTCTGAGCGCGGTATCGTACGCTAA
- the fabZ gene encoding 3-hydroxyacyl-ACP dehydratase FabZ produces MMDVREIKEYLPHRYPFLLVDRVIELVEGEHIVALKNVSANEDVFNGHFPDAPIFPGVMIIEALAQASGILGFKTLNKKPSDGSIYLFAGIDDVRFKRQVVPGDQLRLESRVVSAKRGIWKFECKATVEGQLAASATILCADRQV; encoded by the coding sequence ATGATGGATGTTCGCGAGATCAAGGAGTATTTGCCCCACCGCTATCCTTTTTTGCTGGTGGATCGCGTGATTGAGTTGGTCGAGGGCGAACACATTGTCGCGCTGAAAAATGTCAGCGCCAATGAGGATGTGTTTAATGGCCACTTCCCGGATGCCCCCATTTTCCCGGGTGTAATGATTATTGAAGCGCTGGCCCAGGCATCCGGTATTCTCGGCTTTAAAACCCTGAATAAAAAACCTTCAGACGGCTCAATCTATTTGTTCGCAGGCATAGACGATGTGCGTTTCAAGCGTCAGGTAGTACCCGGTGATCAGCTGCGGCTGGAGTCGCGGGTGGTATCTGCCAAGCGTGGTATCTGGAAATTTGAATGCAAAGCCACCGTTGAGGGCCAGCTGGCGGCATCGGCCACCATTTTGTGTGCTGACCGGCAAGTATAA